One Eubalaena glacialis isolate mEubGla1 chromosome 11, mEubGla1.1.hap2.+ XY, whole genome shotgun sequence DNA segment encodes these proteins:
- the LIMA1 gene encoding LIM domain and actin-binding protein 1 isoform X1, producing MESTPFTRRQWTSLSLRVTAKELSLVNKNKSSAIVEIFSKYQKAAEEANMEKRRSNTENLPQHFRRGNLTVLKKKWENPVLGADSLPDSVRNSSTEVRHRGDPPPAEVANSSASGVEAEQEERVHPRPRIKSPPEALIQYPYPRIEDSEHLKDHSAESKKMENCLGESRHEVGKPEISENAEAANKIEKYNVPLNRLKMMFEKGEPTQTKILRAQSRSAGGRKISENSYSLDDLEIGPGQLSPSAFNSEKSESRRNLEFPRLSETSIKDRMAKYQAAVSKQSSSTNYTNELRASGGEIKTHKLEQKENVPPGPEVCIAHQDGEKVSASENSLAAPSTPAEDDSPGNSQVKSEFQQPVHPKPLSPDARASGLSESSPPKAVKKFQAPARETCVECQKTVYSMERLLANKQVFHISCFRCSYCNNKLSLGTYASLHGRIYCKPHFNQLFKSKGNYDEGFGHRPHKDLWASKNENEETLERPAQLPNAGETPQSPGVEDAPIAKVGVLTASMEAKASSPLEKEDKPAETKKLRIAWPPPTELGSSGSALEEGIKVSKPKWPPEDEISKPEAPEDVDLDLKKLRRTSSLKERSRPFTVAASFRTSSVKSPKTLSPPIRKGWSMSEQSEEFGGGVVAERKQMENANASEKNESVEKTTWPNKGSRGEEAGRRSKEVHSFEMGSENLIENGANLDEGDRNLLTQQSSLEPKSKNWSSFADNTSTKEFTTQNQKSQDVGFWEGEVVKELSVEEQIKRNRYYDEDEDEE from the exons AACACTGAAAATCTCCCCCAGCACTTTAGAAGGGGGAACCTGACCGTGTTAAAGAAGAAGTGGGAGAACCCAGTGCTGGGAGCAGACTCTCTCCCAGACTCCGTGCGAAACAGCAGCACCGAGGTCAGGCATAGAGGCGACCCTCCTCCCGCTGAAGTGGCAAACAGCTCTGCCTCTGGGGTCGAGGCTGAGCAAGAGGAACGAGTCCACCCCAGACCTAGAATCAAATCGCCTCCTGAAGCTCTTATTCAGTATCCGTACCCCCGCATCGAGGACAGTGAGCATCTTAAAGACCACTCAGCAGAaagtaaaaaaatggaaaattgtcTGGGAGAATCCAGGCATGAAGTAGGAAAACCCGAAATAAGTGAAAATGCAGAAGCtgcaaacaaaatagagaaatacaATGTTCCGCTGAACAGGCTTAAGATGATGTTTGAGAAAGGTGAACCAACTCAAACCAAG ATTCTTCGGGCCCAAAGCCGAAGTGCAGGTGGAAGAAAGATCTCTGAAAACAGCTATTCTCTGGATGACTTGGAAATAGGCCCAG GTCAGTTGTCACCTTCAGCATTCAACTCAGAGAAAAGCGAGAGTAGGCGAAATCTGGAGTTCCCACGCCTGTCAGAAACCTCCATAAAGGATCGAATGGCCAAGTACCAGGCAGCTGTGTCCAAACAAAGCAGTTCCACCAACTATACA aatgagttgagaGCTAGTGGTGGTGAAATCAAAACTCATAAATTGGAGCAAAAGGAGAATGTGCCCCCGGGTCCTGAGGTCTGCATCGCCcatcaggatggagaaaag GTTTCTGCATCTGAGAATAGCCTGGCAGCCCCTTCCACCCCTGCTGAAGATGATTCCC CAGGTAACTCCCAGGTTAAGAGTGAGTTCCAGCAGCCTGTGCATCCCAAGCCACTAAGTCCAGATGCCAGAGCCTCCGGCCTTTCTGAAAGTTCTCCTCCCAAAGCAGTGAAG aaGTTTCAGGCACCTGCAAGAGAGACCTGCGTGGAATGTCAGAAAACAGTCTACTCGATGGAGCGTCTCTTGGCCAACAAGCAGGTGTTTCACATCAGCTGCTTCCGTTGTTCCTATTGCAACAACAAACTTAG tcTAGGAACATATGCCTCTTTACATGGGAGAATCTATTGCAAGCCTCACTTCAATCAACTCTTTAAATCTAAAGGCAACTATGATGAAGGCTTTGGACACAGACCACATAAGGATCTGTGGGCAAGCAAAAATGAAAACGAAGAGACATTGGAGAGACCAGCCCAGCTTCCAAATGCAGGGGAGACCCCTCAGAGCCCAGGGGTAGAAGATGCCCCCATTGCTAAGGTTGGTGTGCTGACTGCAAGTATGGAAGCCAAGGCCTCGTCCCCGCTGGAGAAAGAAGACAAGCCAGCTGAAACCAAGAAGCTGAGGATTGCCTGGCCGCCCCCTACTGAACTTGGCAGTTCAGGAAGTGCCTTGGAGGAAGGTATCAAAGTATCGAAGCCTAAATGGCCTCCTGAGGATGAAATCAGCAAGCCTGAAGCTCCTGAGGATGTAGATCTGGATCTGAAGAAGCTAAGACGAACTTCTTCACTGAAGGAGAGAAGCCGCCCATTCACTGTAGCAGCTTCATTTCGAACCTCTTCAGTCAAGAGCCCCAAAACCTTGTCCCCACCTATCAGGAAAGGCTGGAGCATGTCAGAGCAGAGTGAGGAGTTTGGAGGAGGTGTAGTAGCAGAaaggaaacaaatggaaaatgcCAACGCCTCCGAGAAGAATGAGAGTGTGGAAAAAACAACCTGGCCAAACAAGGGATCTAGAGGagaggaggcaggaaggagaagTAAGGAAGTTCACAGTTTTGAGATGGGGAGTGAAAATCTTATAGAAAATGGTGCAAACTTAGATGAAGGTGATAGAAACCTTCTCACACAGCAGTCTTCACTAGAACCCAAGTCTAAAAATTGGTCTAGCTTTGCAGACAACACCTCCACTAAAGAATTCACTACTCAGAATCAGAAATCCCAGGATGTGGGATTCTGGGAGGGAGAAGTAGTCAAAGAGCTCTCTGTGGAGGAACAGATAAAGAGAAATCGGTACTatgatgaggatgaagatgaggaATAA
- the LIMA1 gene encoding LIM domain and actin-binding protein 1 isoform X3, with protein MDFTIIEGYGQRTFSCQQEQVIGYCGNILQNTENLPQHFRRGNLTVLKKKWENPVLGADSLPDSVRNSSTEVRHRGDPPPAEVANSSASGVEAEQEERVHPRPRIKSPPEALIQYPYPRIEDSEHLKDHSAESKKMENCLGESRHEVGKPEISENAEAANKIEKYNVPLNRLKMMFEKGEPTQTKILRAQSRSAGGRKISENSYSLDDLEIGPGQLSPSAFNSEKSESRRNLEFPRLSETSIKDRMAKYQAAVSKQSSSTNYTNELRASGGEIKTHKLEQKENVPPGPEVCIAHQDGEKVSASENSLAAPSTPAEDDSPGNSQVKSEFQQPVHPKPLSPDARASGLSESSPPKAVKKFQAPARETCVECQKTVYSMERLLANKQVFHISCFRCSYCNNKLSLGTYASLHGRIYCKPHFNQLFKSKGNYDEGFGHRPHKDLWASKNENEETLERPAQLPNAGETPQSPGVEDAPIAKVGVLTASMEAKASSPLEKEDKPAETKKLRIAWPPPTELGSSGSALEEGIKVSKPKWPPEDEISKPEAPEDVDLDLKKLRRTSSLKERSRPFTVAASFRTSSVKSPKTLSPPIRKGWSMSEQSEEFGGGVVAERKQMENANASEKNESVEKTTWPNKGSRGEEAGRRSKEVHSFEMGSENLIENGANLDEGDRNLLTQQSSLEPKSKNWSSFADNTSTKEFTTQNQKSQDVGFWEGEVVKELSVEEQIKRNRYYDEDEDEE; from the exons AACACTGAAAATCTCCCCCAGCACTTTAGAAGGGGGAACCTGACCGTGTTAAAGAAGAAGTGGGAGAACCCAGTGCTGGGAGCAGACTCTCTCCCAGACTCCGTGCGAAACAGCAGCACCGAGGTCAGGCATAGAGGCGACCCTCCTCCCGCTGAAGTGGCAAACAGCTCTGCCTCTGGGGTCGAGGCTGAGCAAGAGGAACGAGTCCACCCCAGACCTAGAATCAAATCGCCTCCTGAAGCTCTTATTCAGTATCCGTACCCCCGCATCGAGGACAGTGAGCATCTTAAAGACCACTCAGCAGAaagtaaaaaaatggaaaattgtcTGGGAGAATCCAGGCATGAAGTAGGAAAACCCGAAATAAGTGAAAATGCAGAAGCtgcaaacaaaatagagaaatacaATGTTCCGCTGAACAGGCTTAAGATGATGTTTGAGAAAGGTGAACCAACTCAAACCAAG ATTCTTCGGGCCCAAAGCCGAAGTGCAGGTGGAAGAAAGATCTCTGAAAACAGCTATTCTCTGGATGACTTGGAAATAGGCCCAG GTCAGTTGTCACCTTCAGCATTCAACTCAGAGAAAAGCGAGAGTAGGCGAAATCTGGAGTTCCCACGCCTGTCAGAAACCTCCATAAAGGATCGAATGGCCAAGTACCAGGCAGCTGTGTCCAAACAAAGCAGTTCCACCAACTATACA aatgagttgagaGCTAGTGGTGGTGAAATCAAAACTCATAAATTGGAGCAAAAGGAGAATGTGCCCCCGGGTCCTGAGGTCTGCATCGCCcatcaggatggagaaaag GTTTCTGCATCTGAGAATAGCCTGGCAGCCCCTTCCACCCCTGCTGAAGATGATTCCC CAGGTAACTCCCAGGTTAAGAGTGAGTTCCAGCAGCCTGTGCATCCCAAGCCACTAAGTCCAGATGCCAGAGCCTCCGGCCTTTCTGAAAGTTCTCCTCCCAAAGCAGTGAAG aaGTTTCAGGCACCTGCAAGAGAGACCTGCGTGGAATGTCAGAAAACAGTCTACTCGATGGAGCGTCTCTTGGCCAACAAGCAGGTGTTTCACATCAGCTGCTTCCGTTGTTCCTATTGCAACAACAAACTTAG tcTAGGAACATATGCCTCTTTACATGGGAGAATCTATTGCAAGCCTCACTTCAATCAACTCTTTAAATCTAAAGGCAACTATGATGAAGGCTTTGGACACAGACCACATAAGGATCTGTGGGCAAGCAAAAATGAAAACGAAGAGACATTGGAGAGACCAGCCCAGCTTCCAAATGCAGGGGAGACCCCTCAGAGCCCAGGGGTAGAAGATGCCCCCATTGCTAAGGTTGGTGTGCTGACTGCAAGTATGGAAGCCAAGGCCTCGTCCCCGCTGGAGAAAGAAGACAAGCCAGCTGAAACCAAGAAGCTGAGGATTGCCTGGCCGCCCCCTACTGAACTTGGCAGTTCAGGAAGTGCCTTGGAGGAAGGTATCAAAGTATCGAAGCCTAAATGGCCTCCTGAGGATGAAATCAGCAAGCCTGAAGCTCCTGAGGATGTAGATCTGGATCTGAAGAAGCTAAGACGAACTTCTTCACTGAAGGAGAGAAGCCGCCCATTCACTGTAGCAGCTTCATTTCGAACCTCTTCAGTCAAGAGCCCCAAAACCTTGTCCCCACCTATCAGGAAAGGCTGGAGCATGTCAGAGCAGAGTGAGGAGTTTGGAGGAGGTGTAGTAGCAGAaaggaaacaaatggaaaatgcCAACGCCTCCGAGAAGAATGAGAGTGTGGAAAAAACAACCTGGCCAAACAAGGGATCTAGAGGagaggaggcaggaaggagaagTAAGGAAGTTCACAGTTTTGAGATGGGGAGTGAAAATCTTATAGAAAATGGTGCAAACTTAGATGAAGGTGATAGAAACCTTCTCACACAGCAGTCTTCACTAGAACCCAAGTCTAAAAATTGGTCTAGCTTTGCAGACAACACCTCCACTAAAGAATTCACTACTCAGAATCAGAAATCCCAGGATGTGGGATTCTGGGAGGGAGAAGTAGTCAAAGAGCTCTCTGTGGAGGAACAGATAAAGAGAAATCGGTACTatgatgaggatgaagatgaggaATAA
- the LIMA1 gene encoding LIM domain and actin-binding protein 1 isoform X2, with amino-acid sequence MESTPFTRRQWTSLSLRVTAKELSLVNKNKSSAIVEIFSKYQKAAEEANMEKRRSNTENLPQHFRRGNLTVLKKKWENPVLGADSLPDSVRNSSTEVRHRGDPPPAEVANSSASGVEAEQEERVHPRPRIKSPPEALIQYPYPRIEDSEHLKDHSAESKKMENCLGESRHEVGKPEISENAEAANKIEKYNVPLNRLKMMFEKGEPTQTKILRAQSRSAGGRKISENSYSLDDLEIGPGQLSPSAFNSEKSESRRNLEFPRLSETSIKDRMAKYQAAVSKQSSSTNYTNELRASGGEIKTHKLEQKENVPPGPEVCIAHQDGEKVSASENSLAAPSTPAEDDSRNSQVKSEFQQPVHPKPLSPDARASGLSESSPPKAVKKFQAPARETCVECQKTVYSMERLLANKQVFHISCFRCSYCNNKLSLGTYASLHGRIYCKPHFNQLFKSKGNYDEGFGHRPHKDLWASKNENEETLERPAQLPNAGETPQSPGVEDAPIAKVGVLTASMEAKASSPLEKEDKPAETKKLRIAWPPPTELGSSGSALEEGIKVSKPKWPPEDEISKPEAPEDVDLDLKKLRRTSSLKERSRPFTVAASFRTSSVKSPKTLSPPIRKGWSMSEQSEEFGGGVVAERKQMENANASEKNESVEKTTWPNKGSRGEEAGRRSKEVHSFEMGSENLIENGANLDEGDRNLLTQQSSLEPKSKNWSSFADNTSTKEFTTQNQKSQDVGFWEGEVVKELSVEEQIKRNRYYDEDEDEE; translated from the exons AACACTGAAAATCTCCCCCAGCACTTTAGAAGGGGGAACCTGACCGTGTTAAAGAAGAAGTGGGAGAACCCAGTGCTGGGAGCAGACTCTCTCCCAGACTCCGTGCGAAACAGCAGCACCGAGGTCAGGCATAGAGGCGACCCTCCTCCCGCTGAAGTGGCAAACAGCTCTGCCTCTGGGGTCGAGGCTGAGCAAGAGGAACGAGTCCACCCCAGACCTAGAATCAAATCGCCTCCTGAAGCTCTTATTCAGTATCCGTACCCCCGCATCGAGGACAGTGAGCATCTTAAAGACCACTCAGCAGAaagtaaaaaaatggaaaattgtcTGGGAGAATCCAGGCATGAAGTAGGAAAACCCGAAATAAGTGAAAATGCAGAAGCtgcaaacaaaatagagaaatacaATGTTCCGCTGAACAGGCTTAAGATGATGTTTGAGAAAGGTGAACCAACTCAAACCAAG ATTCTTCGGGCCCAAAGCCGAAGTGCAGGTGGAAGAAAGATCTCTGAAAACAGCTATTCTCTGGATGACTTGGAAATAGGCCCAG GTCAGTTGTCACCTTCAGCATTCAACTCAGAGAAAAGCGAGAGTAGGCGAAATCTGGAGTTCCCACGCCTGTCAGAAACCTCCATAAAGGATCGAATGGCCAAGTACCAGGCAGCTGTGTCCAAACAAAGCAGTTCCACCAACTATACA aatgagttgagaGCTAGTGGTGGTGAAATCAAAACTCATAAATTGGAGCAAAAGGAGAATGTGCCCCCGGGTCCTGAGGTCTGCATCGCCcatcaggatggagaaaag GTTTCTGCATCTGAGAATAGCCTGGCAGCCCCTTCCACCCCTGCTGAAGATGATTCCC GTAACTCCCAGGTTAAGAGTGAGTTCCAGCAGCCTGTGCATCCCAAGCCACTAAGTCCAGATGCCAGAGCCTCCGGCCTTTCTGAAAGTTCTCCTCCCAAAGCAGTGAAG aaGTTTCAGGCACCTGCAAGAGAGACCTGCGTGGAATGTCAGAAAACAGTCTACTCGATGGAGCGTCTCTTGGCCAACAAGCAGGTGTTTCACATCAGCTGCTTCCGTTGTTCCTATTGCAACAACAAACTTAG tcTAGGAACATATGCCTCTTTACATGGGAGAATCTATTGCAAGCCTCACTTCAATCAACTCTTTAAATCTAAAGGCAACTATGATGAAGGCTTTGGACACAGACCACATAAGGATCTGTGGGCAAGCAAAAATGAAAACGAAGAGACATTGGAGAGACCAGCCCAGCTTCCAAATGCAGGGGAGACCCCTCAGAGCCCAGGGGTAGAAGATGCCCCCATTGCTAAGGTTGGTGTGCTGACTGCAAGTATGGAAGCCAAGGCCTCGTCCCCGCTGGAGAAAGAAGACAAGCCAGCTGAAACCAAGAAGCTGAGGATTGCCTGGCCGCCCCCTACTGAACTTGGCAGTTCAGGAAGTGCCTTGGAGGAAGGTATCAAAGTATCGAAGCCTAAATGGCCTCCTGAGGATGAAATCAGCAAGCCTGAAGCTCCTGAGGATGTAGATCTGGATCTGAAGAAGCTAAGACGAACTTCTTCACTGAAGGAGAGAAGCCGCCCATTCACTGTAGCAGCTTCATTTCGAACCTCTTCAGTCAAGAGCCCCAAAACCTTGTCCCCACCTATCAGGAAAGGCTGGAGCATGTCAGAGCAGAGTGAGGAGTTTGGAGGAGGTGTAGTAGCAGAaaggaaacaaatggaaaatgcCAACGCCTCCGAGAAGAATGAGAGTGTGGAAAAAACAACCTGGCCAAACAAGGGATCTAGAGGagaggaggcaggaaggagaagTAAGGAAGTTCACAGTTTTGAGATGGGGAGTGAAAATCTTATAGAAAATGGTGCAAACTTAGATGAAGGTGATAGAAACCTTCTCACACAGCAGTCTTCACTAGAACCCAAGTCTAAAAATTGGTCTAGCTTTGCAGACAACACCTCCACTAAAGAATTCACTACTCAGAATCAGAAATCCCAGGATGTGGGATTCTGGGAGGGAGAAGTAGTCAAAGAGCTCTCTGTGGAGGAACAGATAAAGAGAAATCGGTACTatgatgaggatgaagatgaggaATAA